A window from Luteibacter flocculans encodes these proteins:
- a CDS encoding TonB-dependent receptor: MIHARRRLFLALAAALCLPAHAEDAPPPKAQDLEAVSVIGQGETRQVQRIVPEDQKVLPPGTSPQKILNRLPGVSVQSNDAFGANEESQSITLRGFNTTRLGYTLDGLPLGDNAYGNYNGLNISRALIAENMATVELSEGIGALGTASTSNLGGAIQYFSADPAATFGGKVAQTFGSDHNRRTYARIDTGDYKGFSMYLSGVHADADMWARPNSPTNTKQFNGKAVYEFGDGNRITGFADTSRTSQADYAYLSKSGLKRGLGWDWNLYAPDWNRALAAAYCAPAYTKGGVSDPRCGFSGGVDNIDDAYYQSRALRRDDLYYLAGDFTVADATTLHTQVYHHENAGQGHWWSPGQKSYPGTPEELPISIRSTNYTINRNGAIASLSWEWSGHRIEGGVWYEKNDHHVERNFYYIDGPVSDYRYLSDPDRRLFSQNYTITTKQAYLQDSFKALDDRLSVDIGVKSPHTTMTARELPGVESPYANGTLKAEKSLLPQAGLAYQLAPGQELFLSYAKNIAAFQGGGAGGPLSVSQSAFDGTRSRLKPEESRSIDGGFRSVGEAYEASVAVYDVTFNNRLLSLNPCPSIEVGTRPECNTAFVNVGSVSSHGAEVTFIWKPVRGFQWYNSASFNRSTYDDNYVASGKVVPVKGKATVDTPKRMFASEISWTSGPWSASLRGKYTGRRYYTYTNDQSVAGATSFDAGASYDFGALGGLKGLVLALNVTNLTDHRYATNLTAFAATDPQGRALAFHASAPRQTFVTLTADF; the protein is encoded by the coding sequence ATGATCCATGCACGCCGCCGCCTGTTCCTCGCCCTTGCCGCCGCGCTTTGCCTCCCGGCCCATGCCGAGGACGCGCCCCCGCCGAAGGCCCAGGATCTGGAAGCGGTTTCCGTGATCGGCCAGGGCGAAACGCGTCAGGTGCAGCGTATCGTGCCGGAAGACCAGAAAGTGCTGCCGCCCGGCACGAGCCCGCAGAAAATCCTCAACCGACTGCCCGGCGTGTCGGTGCAGTCGAACGACGCCTTCGGCGCGAACGAGGAATCGCAGTCGATCACGCTGCGCGGCTTCAATACCACGCGCCTCGGCTACACGCTGGACGGCCTGCCCTTGGGCGACAACGCCTATGGCAATTACAACGGCCTCAACATCTCGCGCGCCCTGATCGCGGAGAACATGGCGACCGTGGAATTGTCAGAGGGCATCGGCGCCCTCGGCACGGCATCCACCAGCAATCTCGGCGGCGCCATCCAGTATTTTTCGGCCGATCCCGCGGCTACCTTCGGTGGCAAGGTCGCGCAGACCTTCGGCAGCGACCACAACCGGCGCACCTATGCACGCATCGATACGGGCGATTACAAGGGTTTCTCGATGTACCTGTCCGGGGTGCATGCGGATGCCGACATGTGGGCACGTCCCAACTCGCCCACCAATACCAAGCAATTCAACGGTAAGGCGGTCTACGAGTTCGGCGACGGCAATCGGATCACCGGCTTCGCCGATACCTCGCGCACCAGCCAGGCCGATTACGCTTATCTGTCCAAGAGCGGTTTGAAGCGTGGCCTTGGCTGGGACTGGAATCTCTACGCGCCGGACTGGAACCGCGCTCTGGCGGCGGCCTACTGCGCGCCCGCGTATACCAAGGGCGGTGTTAGCGATCCGCGCTGCGGCTTCTCCGGTGGCGTGGACAATATCGACGACGCGTACTACCAGAGCCGGGCGCTGCGCCGCGATGACCTGTATTACCTGGCCGGCGATTTCACCGTCGCCGACGCGACCACGCTGCACACGCAGGTCTATCACCACGAGAACGCAGGGCAGGGGCACTGGTGGTCGCCGGGGCAGAAGTCCTATCCAGGCACGCCTGAGGAGCTGCCGATATCGATCCGCAGCACCAACTACACGATCAATCGCAATGGCGCGATCGCGTCGCTGTCGTGGGAGTGGAGCGGCCACCGCATCGAAGGCGGCGTGTGGTACGAAAAGAATGACCACCACGTGGAACGCAATTTCTATTACATCGACGGTCCGGTCAGCGACTACCGTTATCTTTCCGATCCGGACCGCCGCCTGTTCTCGCAGAACTATACGATCACTACCAAGCAGGCCTATCTGCAGGACAGCTTCAAGGCGCTGGACGATCGCCTCAGCGTGGACATCGGCGTGAAGAGCCCGCACACCACCATGACCGCGCGCGAATTGCCTGGCGTCGAGAGCCCCTATGCGAACGGCACGCTCAAGGCGGAGAAGTCGTTGCTGCCGCAAGCTGGCCTCGCTTACCAGCTCGCACCGGGCCAGGAGCTGTTCCTGTCCTACGCGAAGAACATCGCCGCGTTCCAGGGCGGCGGTGCAGGTGGCCCGCTGTCGGTTTCGCAGAGCGCATTCGACGGTACCCGATCGCGTCTGAAACCCGAGGAATCGCGCAGCATCGACGGCGGGTTCCGCAGCGTCGGCGAAGCGTACGAGGCCTCCGTCGCGGTCTACGACGTGACCTTCAACAATCGCCTGCTCTCGCTCAACCCTTGCCCGAGCATCGAGGTCGGCACGCGGCCGGAATGCAATACCGCCTTCGTCAACGTGGGCTCGGTGAGCAGCCACGGTGCGGAAGTCACCTTCATCTGGAAGCCCGTGCGCGGGTTCCAGTGGTACAACTCGGCGTCGTTCAACCGCTCGACCTACGACGACAACTACGTTGCCAGCGGCAAGGTCGTGCCGGTGAAGGGCAAGGCTACCGTGGACACGCCGAAGCGCATGTTTGCCAGCGAAATCAGCTGGACCTCGGGTCCGTGGTCGGCCAGCCTGCGCGGCAAGTACACGGGGCGTCGTTACTACACCTATACCAACGACCAGTCGGTGGCCGGGGCAACGTCTTTCGACGCGGGCGCGAGCTACGACTTTGGTGCGCTGGGTGGCTTGAAGGGTCTCGTGCTCGCGCTCAACGTCACCAACCTCACCGATCATCGCTACGCCACCAACCTCACCGCGTTCGCCGCCACCGACCCGCAGGGCCGCGCCCTCGCCTTCCACGCCAGCGCACCGCGGCAGACCTTCGTGACCCTGACGGCGGACTTCTGA
- a CDS encoding glycerophosphodiester phosphodiesterase: MSTPASPAKPIAAKVLVIGHRGASALRPEHTLASYAVAIADGADFVEPDLVSTKDGVLVIRHENEISGTTDVAAHPEFAARRTTKTVDGITLTGWFTEDFTLAELKTLRARERLADVRKANTAYDGQFSVPTFDEMIEFVAAEASARHRVIGIIPEIKHGTYFRGIGLPMEDSVLATLAEHAYTRTAPVEIQSFEVGNLKYLHDKLGKNHPNVRLLQLMDDPEQHPADDSSVTYRQMMTPAGLKAIAAYADAIGPSTRSIIPLGKDGRLAPVTPLVHDAHAVGLEVHPYTFRPENRFLAADFRNASGDDARNEAGSVAEIRAYLATGIDAFFTDDPALGRQALDGGLHAR, encoded by the coding sequence ATGTCCACGCCCGCCTCGCCCGCCAAACCGATCGCTGCCAAAGTCCTGGTGATCGGCCATCGTGGCGCCAGCGCGCTGCGCCCGGAACACACGCTGGCCTCGTATGCGGTGGCGATCGCCGATGGCGCGGACTTCGTGGAACCTGACCTGGTTTCCACGAAAGATGGCGTGCTGGTGATTCGCCACGAGAACGAAATCAGCGGCACCACCGACGTCGCCGCCCACCCTGAATTCGCGGCGCGTCGTACCACGAAGACGGTGGATGGCATCACCCTCACCGGGTGGTTCACGGAAGACTTCACACTCGCCGAGCTGAAGACGCTGCGCGCACGGGAGCGTCTGGCCGACGTGCGCAAGGCGAACACGGCGTACGACGGTCAATTCAGCGTGCCCACCTTCGACGAGATGATCGAGTTCGTCGCCGCCGAGGCCTCGGCGCGGCATCGGGTGATCGGCATCATTCCCGAGATCAAGCACGGTACGTATTTCCGCGGCATTGGCCTGCCGATGGAAGATTCGGTGCTGGCAACGCTCGCGGAGCATGCGTATACGCGCACGGCGCCGGTGGAGATCCAGTCCTTCGAAGTGGGCAACCTGAAATACCTGCACGACAAGCTGGGCAAGAATCATCCGAATGTGCGGCTACTTCAGTTGATGGACGATCCGGAGCAGCACCCGGCGGACGACTCGTCCGTCACGTATCGCCAGATGATGACGCCGGCAGGTCTCAAGGCCATCGCCGCTTACGCTGACGCGATCGGGCCCTCCACGCGCAGCATCATCCCGCTGGGCAAGGACGGCCGGTTGGCGCCCGTGACGCCCCTGGTCCATGACGCGCACGCAGTCGGGCTGGAGGTCCATCCGTATACCTTCCGCCCCGAAAACCGCTTCCTCGCTGCGGACTTTCGTAACGCGAGCGGCGACGACGCGCGGAACGAGGCCGGTTCCGTGGCTGAAATCCGTGCGTATCTCGCCACGGGTATCGATGCGTTCTTCACCGACGATCCGGCGCTCGGACGCCAGGCGCTGGACGGTGGCCTACACGCTCGCTAG